TGGAGAACATCTGTAAACATCTGTTGTGGTTTCGTCCTGCTAGAGCTCAGATTAAAGCTCTTCGCTAACCAAAGAACCACTGAACTGAAGCATCCAGCTAGCATGGCCTTACGTCTCTTTCAGGTGGTGGATGATGGTGATAACCAAGCCCAGGATGGAGAAAGACAGACCCACGATGGAGATCCTCATCAGGGGTTCTGCATACTTATAGTCGTCTCTGAAAGACTGAAACAAATCTGTTCAGAACCTTAAATCCTGGAAGAAACGCTGaactgttctggttctggagtgTGGAAATCACCCAGAGAGCTGCGAAGTTGGTGGTGTGGTTGCAGGAACATCTGAGAACGCCGTCTGAAGCGTTCCCCTTGTGGCAGCCGTGGGTGTTCCAGTCCTGCTTGCCGTAGTCCCAGAAGACGCAGGAGAAGTCGTGCAGAGATGTATTTCTTGGGAGCTGGAACCgcaggaaccagaacctttttCACATCTGAAGAGCCCAGTAAACCCAGTAAAGGTGATGAAGTGGCTTTGGTTTTGGTACCTTTACTCTGAACTGCATCTCCACAGTCTCCGCCACCACACTGCGGTCTGGACCCCCGATGCTGGCTGACAGGACCCTGAGGCTGGCCCGCCGCCTCCTGTAGATCCTGGACGGGAAGAAGCGGCTGTTCTGGTAGAGGACGAAGCCCAGAGAGACGTTGGACCCCTGCTGGCGCCTTTCAGCCCCTCTGCCTGGATGTAGAGGAACGAATCTAGGGTCAGCTGTTGCTAACAGGAGGTTATATGTCCTCTGATGCAGGGAACCCACCTGATGGGAAGCGGATGTAAACCAGCGCGTCAGCGATAAAATCCTCGTCCACGGTGACCTTTGACACGTTGGTGTCCAACCGAATTCTGTTGGCTACAAAACTGCCAGACTGCCCTGAATACAGCGAGAAGTTTCAGTGGGTTCATAGTCACCAAGGAAGGAGTTAATGAAAATCAGAgggaataaaacatttctggctACATTCATCAGCACCGAACCAGAATCACTGACGCTCCAGGCTCTACTATTGGGATGCAGCGACCCACTGACCTGCCAACGCGGTGAACTGGACTCCCTGGGTGTCCGACGCTGGAATCTGAGCCGACTGGACCACCAGGTTCGGTTGGACCAGCTGGGACGTGTTGCTGGTGAGGCTGAGGTTCACAGAGAGCTGATCCAGGGTCAACGTCAAGCTGAGCACGAGAAACGGATCAAACTGAAGGTAACGCCAACATTAAAGGTGTGACACCATCAGATGTTTGGTAGCACAGCAGCTCTGAATCAAAACTTTAGCTCTTGACAACATGTTCACCTTCCTTATCTACCAGCCAACCTGACCAAGGTTCTGATGCCTGAAGGTTTTAGTTCTGGTTTCTTTGGTCACACCGAACCACCAAAGACCATCCAGGTTCTGGCTGGATGGTCATTTTAACTGGACAACCAGACTATCCACATAGTGGTTTCACTGGTCACTCTCCAGGCCCGTAAAGCCCCGTTAGAACCAAACCAATTCTAAATCACAGAGTATTGAAGATGGCGTCCTGTTTTCCATAGTCTGAGCGGCTGACCCGTTGTTCTGACCCACTGACCCAGTAGGAAGTACAGAATCGATGTCTGCTTACCTCTGAGACGTGTTGGTTTCCTCCTTCTCATCGGACTCCGTGGCGTTGAGCAGCTGACTGATGGTAGTAACTGCTGCCACCCTGACGGTCTGGAAACAAGAACCAGAACTTTAGAGTCGGGACCGGGTCAGTGGCTCCATCCACGCGGTGTGAAGCCATGTTCACTGGCCGATGTCCTTCTGTCAGAATGTCCTACCTCTGAGGCATTTGGCGACAGCAGCAACGTGTTGGCAATCTGAGTTGCTATGGTGATGTCTTCAGGTTTCAGACCTTCAGGTCTGGACGTCAGAAGCTGAGCGCTGGATGCCAGTACCTCCAGGTCTGCAGAACTGGTGAGCTGACGGACAAAACAAATACTCCACGATGAAATCTCCAGTTCCTCTGATCAAACTGGTTATGCTGATATTCTCACGTTTCTTTGAATGTCGCTGAGCGTCTGTTCACATCGAAGGACCCGGGGTGGGTCGTCAAACTGAGGTTTTCCATCCCTGATCAAACATCTGGTAGAAGCCTGGGGTTTACCAGCTGAGGGGAAGAGACGACATGTTGGGATTTAAAATGACGCAAGAAGAGAAAGACTGAAGTCCGTCTAATATGTGGATGTTACACGTACCTCCAACTGTATCTTTGCCACATTGTTCCTCTGAGTACGCAAACCAACCAATGGTTGTCTTTGGAAATCTGAATCTCCCTAAAGTTGCTTCAGTgcagaaattttctggaaaaagaaGATGATAAAGACGATGAGTTTTCCCTGGAAATGCCAGAAATAGCAAGAAATGAGGGGAAACGTTGAAGGAAAacgaattatttttaaaactcccATATCTGATCTGGGGTGAGCGCCGCCAGATCTCTACAGGAGACCTGCCAGCTTTAGATCTGAACTTCTGCATTGTTGGttctggtgtctctcatcttcaTCTGAAATGAGGAGTTTAGATCTCTGAGCCAaagtccggttctggttctgcccaGCCCAGGTAAGACGCTTGTATCTAATGTGTAGGATCCGTCTGTGTGTACTGAACTCTGACCTTCTGACTCCTTATTCAAGTATCAGTACTTTTCTGTGTTCACATAAACCAAGAAACAAAGAGTTCCTCCGTCCTTAACGGCGGTAAACAGAGACACCAACAGGACTCACCCTCTGAGCAGTTCTTCCCCGTCCACTCATCAGGACAGACACAGACGCCACTCTCATTATGCCCATTAGCACAGATCAGCGGAGGCTTGGTGGAGGTGGTAGTAGTAGTGGTAGTAGTAGTGGTAGTAGTAGTGGTAGTAGTAGTGGGAGCATgagtagtagtagtagtgggaagagcagtagtagtagtgggAGTAGGAGTAGTAGTAGTGGGAGgagcagtagtagtagtgggaagagcagtagtagtagtgggAGTAGGAGTAGTAGTAGTGGGAGTAGGAGTAGTAGTAGTGGGAGTAGGAGTAGTAGTAGTGGGAGTAGGAGTAGTACTAGTGGGAGgagcagtagtagtagtgggAGTAGGAGTAGTAGTAGTGGGAGTAGGAGTAGTAGTAGTGGGAGTAGGAGTAGTACTAGTGGGAAgagcagtagtagtagtgggAGTAGGAGTAGTAGTAGTGGGAGgagcagtagtagtagtgggAGGAGGAGTAGTAGTAGTGGGAGTAGGAGTAGCAGTAGTGGGAGTAGGAGTAGTAGTAGTGGGAAgagcagtagtagtagtgggAGTAGGAGTAGTACTAGTGGGAGgagcagtagtagtagtgggAGGAGGAGTAGTAGTAGTGGGAAgagcagtagtagtagtgggAGTAGGAGTAGCAGTAGTGGGAGgagcagtagtagtagtgggAGGAGCAGtagtgggaggaggaggagtagtAGTGGGAGTAGGAGTAGTACTAGTGGGAGgagcagtagtagtagtgggAGGAGGAGTAGTAGTAGTGGGAAgagcagtagtagtagtgggAGGAGCAGtagtgggaggaggaggagtagtAGTAGGAGTAGTACTAGTGGGAGgagcagtagtagtagtgggAGGAGGAGTAGTAGTAGTGGGAAgagcagtagtagtagtgggAGTAGGAGTAGTACTAGTGGGAGgagcagtagtagtagtgggAGGAGGAGTAGTAGTAGTGGGAGTAGGAGTAGCAGTAGTGGGAGTAGGAGTAGTAGTAGTGGGAAgagcagtagtagtagtgggAGTAGGAGTAGTACTAGTGGGAGgagcagtagtagtagtgggaggagcagtagtagtagtgggAGTAGGAGTAGCAGTAGTGGGAGgagcagtagtagtagtgggaggagcagtagtagtagtgggAGTAGGAGTAGCAGTAGTGGGAGTAGGAGTAGTAGTAGTGGGAGTAGGAGTAGTACTAGTGGGAGgagcagtagtagtagtgggaagagcagtagtagtagtgggAGTAGGAGTAGTACTAGTGGGAGgagcagtagtagtagtgggaagagcagtagtagtagtgggAGTAGGAGTAGTAATGGGAGCAGCAGTACTACTAGTAGTACTACtactagtagtagtagtatCGGGAGCCTCTGTCTCTGTAGCTACAGTTGTTGTGTCA
This genomic window from Xiphophorus couchianus chromosome 24, X_couchianus-1.0, whole genome shotgun sequence contains:
- the LOC114141208 gene encoding adhesion G-protein coupled receptor G7-like; translation: MLTDDTTNLPTRTDTTTYYSYSHYYYSYSHYCYSYSHYYYCSSHYYYCSSHYCYSYSHYYYCSSHYYYCSSHYTTPTPTTTTALPTTTTPPPTTTTAPPTSTTPTTTPPPPTTAPPTTTTALPTTTTPPPTTTTAPPTSTTPTPTTTPPPPTTAPPTTTTAPPTTATPTPTTTTALPTTTTPPPTTTTAPPTSTTPTPTTTTALPTTTTPTPTTATPTPTTTTPPPTTTTAPPTTTTPTPTTTTALPTSTTPTPTTTTPTPTTTTPTPTTTTAPPTSTTPTPTTTTPTPTTTTPTPTTTTPTPTTTTALPTTTTAPPTTTTPTPTTTTALPTTTTTHAPTTTTTTTTTTTTTTTTTSTKPPLICANGHNESGVCVCPDEWTGKNCSEENFCTEATLGRFRFPKTTIGWFAYSEEQCGKDTVSAGKPQASTRCLIRDGKPQFDDPPRVLRCEQTLSDIQRNLTSSADLEVLASSAQLLTSRPEGLKPEDITIATQIANTLLLSPNASETVRVAAVTTISQLLNATESDEKEETNTSQSLTLTLDQLSVNLSLTSNTSQLVQPNLVVQSAQIPASDTQGVQFTALAGQSGSFVANRIRLDTNVSKVTVDEDFIADALVYIRFPSGRGAERRQQGSNVSLGFVLYQNSRFFPSRIYRRRRASLRVLSASIGGPDRSVVAETVEMQFRVKLPRNTSLHDFSCVFWDYGKQDWNTHGCHKGNASDGVLRCSCNHTTNFAALWSFRDDYKYAEPLMRISIVGLSFSILGLVITIIHHLKETFQMKSGQKQTKLNSKTSLLCICFSLLAFIITFLSGVQNLRQDYDTKEPPSDQNQILDSEKSVVPDSGSCTAVTALLHFFLLATFSWNSLYGTQVVLLVRSMQRSLPSYWTGLSWGVGWGVPAVVMAITLATTYRVENPLAYRQEEFCWLAALDQDKDFSFGKPMFWAFLVPLGLVLLYNTVLLGLVSLTTCRVDRKLTSTKRSSLAQKFLVSFSLAVLLGLSWTLGYLVLVTEETAHLVWSILFCLCTTTQGLQIFILFTARTRSFRVAVGRSAHYVSVAGFTLRSTTYYLWKNRAETRTSDMYNTKDRDTSI